The following proteins are encoded in a genomic region of Zea mays cultivar B73 chromosome 9, Zm-B73-REFERENCE-NAM-5.0, whole genome shotgun sequence:
- the LOC103639910 gene encoding protein DMP4: MAFHALAPSFSNHGVCGTASRYLTLVLIAACAASCLLLSFTDSLVGHDGRLYYGVAMPRGFYPFNFDDGTCDERTCKFNDMPRMKIKALDFVHALVSAVLFIVVALGNAGIQSCLFPDIGSDVREVLMNLPVGLGFLSSMVFMIFQTTWKSIGYTDLMPRQQEHGKRSNNNAVYKQKERSG; encoded by the coding sequence ATGGCCTTCCATGCGCTGGCGCCGTCCTTCAGCAACCACGGTGTATGCGGCACTGCCAGCCGGTACCTTACCCTCGTGCTCATCGCTGCTTGCGCCGCCTCCTGCCTGCTGCTCTCCTTCACCGACAGCCTGGTCGGACACGACGGCCGGCTCTACTATGGCGTCGCCATGCCGCGGGGCTTCTACCCGTTCAACTTCGACGACGGGACATGCGACGAGCGGACGTGCAAGTTCAACGACATGCCGAGGATGAAGATCAAGGCGCTGGACTTCGTGCACGCGCTCGTCTCCGCGGTACTGTTCATCGTCGTGGCCCTCGGCAACGCCGGCATACAGAGCTGCCTGTTCCCGGACATCGGATCAGACGTCAGGGAAGTGCTCATGAACCTGCCGGTGGGCCTAGGGTTCCTGTCCAGCATGGTGTTCATGATCTTCCAGACAACCTGGAAGAGCATCGGCTACACGGACCTGATGCCTCGCCAACAAGAACATGGGAAACGAAGCAATAATAATGCCGTGTATAAACAAAAAGAAAGATCCGGTTGA